A window of the Xiashengella succiniciproducens genome harbors these coding sequences:
- a CDS encoding dihydroorotase, producing MSATLIKNATIINEGRSFKGSVLIKDQYIDGIYETDTVLPTADTIIDAEGLLLLPGVIDDQVHFREPGLTHKADIASESAAAVAGGVTSYMEMPNTNPQTTTITELENKFAIASQKSLANYSFFLGATNDNLDELLKADPATVCGVKVFMGSSTGNMLVDDKKALERIFSEVRTLIATHCEDEATIRANMELYRSRYGEEVPFSLHHEIRNAEACYKSSSMAVELAAKHNTRLHILHISTQKELSLFDNSKPIEEKNITSEVCVHHLWFTSDDYASKSARIKWNPAVKTPADREALCEALKNNRLDVVATDHAPHTLEEKSKTYFNAPSGGPLVQHSLPAMLQMSDQGIFSRELVVEKMCHAPAKLFRIDKRGFIRKGYYADLVLVQPGIEDIVSDSTVLYKCKWTPFDGQMFNNKVLTTWVNGHAVYNKGVINTSIKGKRLAFNHVN from the coding sequence ATGTCAGCAACGCTAATTAAGAACGCTACTATTATTAATGAAGGTCGGTCCTTCAAAGGCAGTGTCCTGATAAAGGATCAGTATATTGATGGGATATACGAAACCGATACAGTCCTCCCAACTGCCGATACTATTATTGATGCCGAAGGTCTGCTGCTTCTGCCCGGAGTTATTGATGACCAGGTTCACTTCCGTGAACCCGGCCTCACACACAAGGCTGATATAGCTAGTGAGTCCGCCGCCGCAGTAGCAGGCGGTGTAACCTCCTATATGGAGATGCCAAATACTAATCCGCAGACTACGACTATAACCGAACTTGAAAACAAATTCGCCATAGCTTCACAAAAGTCGCTGGCAAACTACTCCTTCTTCCTTGGTGCTACCAATGACAACCTTGACGAACTACTCAAGGCAGATCCAGCCACAGTCTGTGGTGTCAAGGTATTTATGGGTTCATCGACTGGGAATATGCTAGTAGATGACAAGAAGGCCCTGGAACGCATCTTTAGCGAAGTACGCACCCTGATAGCTACCCACTGCGAGGACGAGGCTACTATTCGGGCTAATATGGAACTCTACCGGAGTCGCTATGGCGAGGAAGTACCATTCAGCCTACACCACGAGATACGCAATGCAGAAGCTTGCTACAAGTCCTCATCTATGGCTGTCGAACTGGCTGCAAAGCACAATACCAGACTCCATATACTTCACATCTCTACACAAAAGGAGCTGAGTCTTTTTGACAACTCAAAGCCAATTGAGGAAAAAAATATTACCTCAGAGGTTTGCGTTCACCACCTTTGGTTTACTTCGGATGACTATGCCTCAAAAAGTGCACGCATCAAGTGGAACCCGGCAGTTAAAACCCCTGCTGACCGTGAGGCTCTATGTGAAGCCCTGAAAAATAACCGCCTGGATGTGGTAGCAACCGACCATGCCCCACATACGCTTGAAGAAAAAAGCAAGACTTACTTTAATGCTCCATCGGGGGGGCCACTGGTTCAGCACTCCCTGCCAGCTATGCTGCAGATGAGTGACCAGGGTATTTTCAGCAGGGAACTGGTTGTTGAGAAAATGTGCCACGCCCCGGCAAAACTATTCCGTATTGACAAAAGAGGTTTTATTCGCAAGGGCTATTATGCTGACCTCGTATTGGTTCAACCGGGCATAGAAGACATAGTGAGCGACTCAACAGTACTATATAAATGTAAGTGGACTCCCTTTGACGGACAGATGTTCAACAACAAGGTGCTTACCACCTGGGTCAATGGACATGCTGTATACAACAAGGGTGTTATCAACACTTCAATAAAAGGAAAAAGACTTGCCTTTAATCATGTCAACTAA
- a CDS encoding polyprenol monophosphomannose synthase, which yields MHKKIVLIPTYNECENIEAMVRNVMSQQPGDFHILIIDDNSPDGTASIVKKLMPEYPQRIHLLERPGKQGLGTAYIAGFKWALQYDYDYIFEMDADFSHDPNDLIRLYHACETQHAQLAIGSRYISGVNVVNWPMGRVLMSYFASVYVRFITGMKIMDTTAGFKCYNRVVLETLDLDNIRFKGYAFQIEMKFLTWKHGFNIVEVPIIFTDRRRGTSKMSGGIFSEAVFGVIQMKLGSFFKKYRRHVSNAN from the coding sequence GTGCATAAGAAGATAGTACTTATTCCAACGTACAACGAATGTGAGAATATTGAAGCCATGGTAAGAAATGTGATGTCCCAGCAACCAGGAGATTTTCATATTCTTATTATAGACGACAATTCTCCCGACGGTACGGCATCCATAGTCAAAAAACTGATGCCTGAATACCCCCAAAGGATACATCTGCTTGAACGTCCCGGAAAACAAGGGCTCGGAACGGCTTATATTGCAGGCTTCAAATGGGCTCTCCAATACGACTATGATTATATTTTCGAAATGGACGCCGACTTCTCACACGATCCCAATGACCTTATAAGACTCTATCATGCATGCGAGACACAGCATGCCCAACTGGCTATTGGTTCACGCTATATATCCGGTGTCAATGTGGTCAACTGGCCAATGGGCAGGGTGCTGATGTCTTACTTTGCTTCTGTTTATGTACGCTTTATCACAGGCATGAAAATTATGGATACCACTGCCGGATTCAAGTGCTACAACAGAGTCGTTCTTGAAACTCTGGATCTCGACAATATCAGGTTTAAAGGTTATGCCTTCCAGATAGAGATGAAATTCCTGACCTGGAAGCATGGCTTCAATATCGTCGAAGTACCCATAATCTTTACTGACCGTAGACGCGGAACCTCAAAAATGAGCGGTGGAATCTTCAGTGAGGCTGTGTTTGGCGTTATTCAAATGAAACTTGGTTCCTTCTTTAAAAAGTACAGAAGACATGTCAGCAACGCTAATTAA